In the Ricinus communis isolate WT05 ecotype wild-type chromosome 3, ASM1957865v1, whole genome shotgun sequence genome, attctcttcttcttctactgcTGATAACTGTACTAACTCTtccacttcttcttcttcttcttcttcgatTCTCTGTTCCCAAACTGAAACCGAAGCTCTCTCTTTCCACTTAGGGCTTCGGTTCGGCCCGATTCTTTGTTCTTAAGAACCTGCGATCTGGCCCAATATAACTTAGACCTGAGCATAATAGGAGTTAGTATATTGAGCCTAAGGTCCAATCATTCCTTCATTAAACTACGCTACATATGCCTAaattaatcatcaataaaaataaacaaataattgaaaatttgttttagaaaaaaaaaagaagaaggaacaaataatataaataatggtaatagtaataataataataataataataaaggaaGATGATGAATAGAAAACTGGCTCATGTTTAAGCTATCATATTAATGATTAAGTAGTTACTTCATAATACAATtccaagataataaaattatgagttCAAATTAGGCCTTAAGATTTTGAAGGGACAACTTAAATTGGCAGTCTAATAATaccatatttaattaattgacaaGAGCTTATGGCCTTATCAAAGACTTTGTTAGGTTATGATATTTCCAATAGCTAACTAAATATTTGGTTAAAAGCAAGTCACATGCTAACTATTCCAAGAAAATGGGGACCCATGTCCACCACCAaccaaaatttataagttgcacaaaattctttttttttttcaaaataaaagacatGATAATCATTTTAGTTAGATGCAcgtttatttaattcataattgtacgtttatttatttagatcgTTTTAGTTTAGTAATCAAATGAAATgagatattttatattaataatatatatataatttaacgGTACCGAGTGCATTTTTCTAAGGGTGTCCTAAAGTTCCTCCACCGAGTTGTAGTACGGAATcatctttaaaaatttctGTCGGAGCAGGCATCTGCCAAATGTGAATACCCCTGAAGCTACAAGCTGAACACCAGACAGAGAGACCCAGTCTCGAGTGAAATAACCAAATAACAAAAATCCATAGAgcaaaaaaagtatataatatacatCAAATAATGTAGAAGGTGAAATAGTACTTTCGGTAACTAATTGCTATCAAAATACTGTCAGCAGCCCAGCGTGGGAATGGTTGAATGGTATTGACTCTTTAGAATACGACTGGGGGGATCGAAGTTTTGCATCATGGGAAATGAATTATTGGAGAAAAATCACATATGAGGAATAAATTTTGCAATTAAATAAAGGAAATCAGAAATCGAAATATCTTATGTACATGGAACTTGGACAGCACCGGCCCActcaatatatattatatgtttatttatttaccacatttcaatttttctaatCTCCACGGTATTGAGCTGTGGGATTTGCCAAGTGTCTAAAGTAATAACAGTGTCCGGATAATAGCAATTTAACTGCAACGCACAAGGCGACCAGGGGAGGTATTATTGCTGAGAGACGCGGCAGGTGAGGAGAGTGCCGCTTCAACttcaataataacaaaaggTTATTTCAAgtgtcaataataaaaaaacattatctacttttaaatgttaatatttatttttagattaatattattttttaattaaatttaaatcttcgATTAAATTAAgacattaaatttaaattatattatattatttttctacagGAGTCATTGTGAATTTTCATATACAATGCATTGCACATAAAacatttcttttcaattattgTCCACTTGAAGTATTTTTGTATGAAATGAATTATGAATATCAACTGAAAACATATTTGATCACTACGGGCTAACTAATTTCCATAATTACAACTACGAGAAACGCATCCAAATGTAACATGCCAGTTTATTTGGCAAAATATGGACAGTTGGTTTTTGATAGTTGTGTTTAGTGTTAATTACTgaattagtaataatttaagatttaagatGAGGATATAAGGAAGCAAAGGAAAACATTTACGATAAGGGATAACTTCAAAAAGCAATAAGAGAGTAGGCctttaaattagaatattgATTTAAAGTGCAAAGTGTTACTTGATGATCTTCATATCAAAAAATGATTATTGCCCACCTCCACCTTATTTTATGGGACCCGATGCTCAATTATTTCATTCATTGGAGCGCCCATAttcttctgtttttcttttccctttaaAGCGACAATTCCACTCaccagaaataaaataaaatattagcatGAAGGAAGAAATTCACGCTTATGGTCCGCCGGTGGACTGGTTATTGTTTGGCTCGAGATATACACCGCTCCTttcagtattttttttttttttttataatactcTTAATTGTACTGTTATAAAaattgtttaatttcttttaaaatatatattttaattcaagcatgtaaagtttataattagaatgattttagataataatattagcaaacaaaaactgcaattaaaaaaattatttttattaaatgaaatttaaaagtcAAGCTGTATGACTTCTGACCAGAAGCAAGTTGCCATGGCTGAACCTCATATAATAACCACACAGACAACCATTACTATTTTCtcattagattttctttttttttttgttttaaattattaatttgtcattatcAGCAgcaacaaatataaaataaataaaaaacaaaatgcaGGTATTGATGGTAGGCCcgttctttttaaaaaaaattgaattattttcgCTTTTCAGTGatgtttcagtttttatttatttattttcttttttttagaaaaaaaaaaaaaaagaaacattttgGGTTATGTTGACGTTGCTTTCTCCCAGGAAAAGGTGAAGTGTTCATGTATACTGCTCCATCCTATTTCTATGGGCCACAGCACTCACAGAAATGTCTTCCATGGGCGGCATCGatacacaaaaataattaattttatatgaaatttattatataatcaaattaaattttgataaaataaatttaaataaattttcataataaatttttttaaataataaaattattctatagATTtcacttaaatataaatttagtaaacGAATCAAACTCAGAAAGTAATTTAACTGAAACTTCTGGAAGCATAAGGACGAAGTATATTCAAGGACAATATCAGAAATATGGTTAAAGTAAATGACAATAAGTAAATTTGTCCCCAATTTGAATATTGCATGATAGGAAAATATCTTAACGCCCAACTACCAGCCAGACAAATAAATACCATCAAACAGAAGAATACAAGATTATTTAAgtgacataaaagaaaaggacttaCTCAAAGTAGTTTttcaattcttcttttttcagtTTGTACatgttaattttaatgaaagaaacataCTGTTCACATTACATTGatataatatgtatttaatatatCTGTTATTATCATATGagctataattaaaatatttatttttctatataaatataataaaattaaataaatattaataaggaAATTCTGAACTTAAAATCTacttatttcttataaatgaaTGGACCAAACCGCAGAACATTCTATAATAAATAAGGTTAGTTGTCAATGTTAGAACGAATTTAAGAAACGGGACAGATTCAATTTTGCAGGAATTTCCTTGGAACTCAGAATCACATGAAAACattaagtaattaataaaaactaacatattataattaatattattattttattatttgaattaataaaatatatttatcaagtttcttttaatttagtataCAAATCAGAAAACATACAAAGTTTAGCCGGTAACTTTTCAAAACCTATACACATGGCTGAGCTGACCACTAACTGCTCcacaagaaagaaacaaactgGAATCCCTTCGTAACTTGCATACGTTCTCTCTAACCCAAGTCCGCAAAAGAAACAGAGCCTGAAACGCGTACGTTATGCTATGAccaataaatagtaaatacttaaaagaaaagaaaaaggataagAAGACCTCGTAATTATAGAACCCTAATTATCGTGTCTTTTCCTAATTAGTGGCTTTCacctataaatttaatagaaaaccTGTGTAGATATTTTTCATTCTGTGTGCTCCTTGCGGCTGTCCCAGAGCCTcctggaaaaaaaaaaaaagcaaaaacaaaaacaatactAGGTGCTTCAATGGCTACGGGACAATCTTTCTCTTCTATATCCCTCgctttcttttaataattttactcCGAAAACCTCAACTACTAAGAGCTGCCCACTTTCATGGAATCCGTTCAGATGATCAGTATATCAGCTGTTCTTTCTTGGATTCCTTCGCAGTACTCCTAGTGGATCTGATTATTCTtgcttcttccttttcagttTTGAGCTGAAAGAAacccaaagaaaagaaaacaaaagaaaaaaaaaaaaaacagagtGTTAGTTTTGAGTCATGGAAGAGAGGCATGTCCTGTTTGAGAAATACGAGATAGGGAGATTATTAGGTAAAGGGACTTTTGCTAAAGTTTACTATGGGAAAAACGTGGAGACTGGAGAAAGTGTAGCAATCAAAGTAATCAGCAAAGATCAAGTCAAGAAAGAAGGGATGATGGAGCAGATCAAGAGAGAAATATCCATTATGAGATTAGTTCGTCATCCGAACGTAGTCGAGCTGAAAGAAGTACTGGCGACAAAAACCAAGATCTTTTTTATCATGGAGTATGTTCGCGGCGGCGAACTCTTTGCTAAAGTCGCCAAAGGTAAACTTAAAGAAGATGTTGCTCGTAAATACTTTCAACAACTAATCAGCGCAGTCGATTTCTGCCATAGCAGAGGCGTTTCTCATAGAGACTTAAAGCCAGAGAATCTGTTATTAGATGAAAACGAAGATCTCAAGGTTTCTGATTTTGGACTTTCAGCTTTGCCTGAACAATTACTCAACGATGGGCTACTCCACACGCAGTGTGGCACGCCTGCATATGTGGCTCCTGAAGTTCTCAGAAAGAAAGGATACGATGGTTCCAAAGCTGATATATGGTCATGTGGAGTGATTCTTTATGTTCTGCTTGCTGGTTTCTTGCCATTTCAAGATGAGAATATTATGAAAATGTACAGGAAAGTTTTCAAAGCAGAATTTGAATGTCCAGCGTGGTTTTCAACAGATGCTAAAAGGTTAATTTCTCGACTTTTGGTTGCTGACCCACAAAGAAGAATTACAATTCCAGCAATAATGCGAGTTCCTTGGTTTCAGAAAGGGCTTACGAGGCCTGTAACTTTCTCAGTCCAAGATTCGAACTTGGGAAAAACAGCAGCCGCGGAGGAAGATGAATCTTTATCAGTCGTCACTAAAGTTTCTTCTCCTAAATTCTTTAACGCTTTCGAGTTTATTTCATCCATGTCTTCTGGGTTTGATTTATCAAGTTTATTCGAGAACAAGAGGAAAACAGGGTCAGTCTTCACTTCGAAATTCTCCGCCGGTGCTATCATCAATAAGATTGAAGGTGTTGCAAAaggtttaaattttaagatagCTAAAGTTAAGGATTTCAAAGTGAAACTACAAGGTCCGTTGGAGGGACGTAAAGGGCAGCTTTCGGTGACGGCAGAGGTGTTCGAGGTAGCTCCGGAGTTGGCCCTCGTGGAGTTCTCCAAATCATCGGGTGATACTTTGGAGTATGCTAAGTTTTGCGAAGAAGATGTTAGGCCTGCACTGAAAGATATTGTCTGGACATGGCAAGGTGACACTGTTAATGGTGGCGAAGATTGTGAAAAACAATAGTCGCTAGCTATCGAATAGCTAATTAGGAACTTTTTacgttttttctttttcgggTTTTTGATATGTGATCTGTAAATTATTTGTGACTAGCGAGTTAATGCAAGAATCTGAAGACAATAAAACAGTAAAAAGTTAAGTGAATCCTTACTTAAATCCATGTAAAtcaaatctttatttcttgcaAGAAATAGCATGTTTACGCTTGTAAAGGACAAATAGAGACCGCATGCCAGCCACTCAGTATTGGCTTTCAATGACTACAAATTGAAAAGATTGTTAAAAGCTAAACCCTAAGGTGGCGGTTAgtaaaactgaaaattaaattctgaattttaaaCCGTGATATAATAATACTGAGAGTTCTTTTTAGGTactaattttagttaatttgcTTAGTAACCACTTAAACTCTTTATTGGacgtatttaatattataatattaatttttaaagtttagctaaaaacatatatttaaaattattttaaacatttaGAAACAACAATCATATCAacgaaaataattattttgatagacaataaaatcaacaatAATAACTTAAGAATATATTAAGGACAAAAAAGTTAACTAAGtagttttaaatttgttactaattatttaataatattctaaGAGTATAAAGTCActccattaaaaaaatatagaaaattttaataacttaacatttttaagttaattaactTGACTTAccaatttaaatactttttaattgaattggaattttaaaattggatGCATAATACGTATATAAATGAATCTCCCATGAGATGAGATGAAGCGGGCCTGAAAAGAGGCACGAGGGAGAGGG is a window encoding:
- the LOC8274192 gene encoding CBL-interacting serine/threonine-protein kinase 25, producing the protein MEERHVLFEKYEIGRLLGKGTFAKVYYGKNVETGESVAIKVISKDQVKKEGMMEQIKREISIMRLVRHPNVVELKEVLATKTKIFFIMEYVRGGELFAKVAKGKLKEDVARKYFQQLISAVDFCHSRGVSHRDLKPENLLLDENEDLKVSDFGLSALPEQLLNDGLLHTQCGTPAYVAPEVLRKKGYDGSKADIWSCGVILYVLLAGFLPFQDENIMKMYRKVFKAEFECPAWFSTDAKRLISRLLVADPQRRITIPAIMRVPWFQKGLTRPVTFSVQDSNLGKTAAAEEDESLSVVTKVSSPKFFNAFEFISSMSSGFDLSSLFENKRKTGSVFTSKFSAGAIINKIEGVAKGLNFKIAKVKDFKVKLQGPLEGRKGQLSVTAEVFEVAPELALVEFSKSSGDTLEYAKFCEEDVRPALKDIVWTWQGDTVNGGEDCEKQ